GGGCCACATCGGGGATGAACACCACCCCGCGAGGCTGCCGGAGAGCGTCGCCGACCTGCTCGGTCTGGCGGACCTCCACCAGGGGCCCCTCCTTGGAAAAGTTCCTCGCCGCCGTCGCCGCCCACGTGCGCCGCTCATCTTCCGTGCCGCCGCTCAGGAGCACGGACGCGCGGTTCGCTACAAGCTCCTCTTCGCGGTACCCTCGCGGTGTCAAAGGCAGACCTCCCCCGTCGTTGACTGCTATTGAGGAAAGCCTAACGCAAATGAGGTTTCCCGTCGAACCCCGCAACGGCGCCAGGGCCTGAAAACCGGCCCCGGATGCGGAAATCCCCCAGTCTTTCCACGGAGTTGCAAAAACAACGGGGGGCCCAAGAAACCTCTGGGGGAGGGTCAGGCGTGGAGGACCACGACGGGGCGGCGGCAGCGCTCCACGAGGGTACGGGCCACCGCGTTGTCGAGGTAGCTGGAATGACCCGGTGCGTCAGACGTACCCAGGCACACCAGATCCACGCCCTCGCGCTCGGTGGCCTGGCAGATGGCGCGGGCCACGTCGTCGCCGGTGACGCCCTCCATCGTCCACTGCACCTCGGAGGCGCCGTCCTCGCGGGGCACCAGGGCCTTGAGGCGCTCGAGGACGGCGGACTGCTCGCGAGGAGGCTCGGGCACCACGCCGTACTGGTCCATCATCCAGGAGCGGTCCGAGGCGCGGCGGCGGTGCACGTGCAGCAGGTGGACGCGGCCGCCGGGGCGCACGAGCGAGCGGGCCTCGGAGATGGCGCGGGTGCTGGCCTCGGAGAAGTCCACGGGCACCAGCACGCTGCGAGGCGGGACGCTCTTGCGGACCCGGGGCTGGGTGGAAGGCACGCACGCCACGGACTGCTCGGCATGGCGCAGCACGCCGGCGGACACGGAGCCGTGCCACAGCCGGGCGAGGCCTCCCCGCTGGTGGTTGCCCACGACGACGAGGTCCGCGGCATGCGCGTGCGCCACGTGCAGCAGGTGGTCCGCGGGGCGGCCGAAACCGGGCTCCAGGTGCAACTCCAGACGGCCCTCTCCGGGCAGCTCGCCCAGGCGCTCGCGCAGCTCGCGCAGCAGCACGCGCTCCACCTGCGGGTCCAACACCTCGATGCGGCGCACCACCGGGTCCAACACCTCGAGGTGCACGGGGGTGTGGATGCCCAGACGCTCGCGCTCCTCCACGGGCGAGCACACGGAGACGGCGAGGACGTCACAGGGGCCCACGCGGCGCAGGTCGTGCAGCCACGCGACGGCGGCGGCCGAGACGCCCGAGTCATCCACGCCGACGAGCACCTGGAGGCGGCGCCGGCCCAGGGCCCAATCCGCGAGGGCGTCGCCCTGGCGGCGCACCACGAGCACGGGGACATGGGCCTGCTGGGCCACCCGCTCGTGGACGGGGGTACGGTGCCAGGCGGGGAGGTGGCCCCAGCCCTCGGCGGAGACGATGAGGAGCCGGGCGTTTCGGACGCGCTCGTCCTGCACGAGCACGGTGCCCGGAGAGCCCTCCAACAACCACGCCTCCACGGAGACGCCCATGGAGTGCAGGCGGGCGGCCTCGGAGGAGAGCCGGGCGCGGGCCTCGTCGCGGGCGCGGTAGCCGGGGCGGGAGGAGTGCTCGGTGTGGAGGACGCCGAGCAGCCACAGGGGCTCACGAAGACGGGCGGCGATGGCCGCGGCGGCCTGGGCGGAGCGGCCCGAGGCCTCGGTCAGGTTGGTTGCACACACGACGGCCATGACAGCCTCCCACCGAGGGCACGAGGGGGAATGCCCTCTTCCAGGAGAACCCTCGACGGGAGGATGGCCATTGCGAGCAAGGCCAGGAGGCCCCCGGCCACGAGGGTCCCCACCAGGACGCTCCTCCCCTCGCCCGCCGGGAGAGGGACGGGGTGAGGGTATCGGGGAACACGAGTTGAATCCGCTTATGCCCCCGCGCCTACCGCGTCCCCACGGCCGCGTGGCCGTCGTGGTTGGTGTGGTCCTGGTTGGGACCATTGCCGCCGCGCAGCCCATCCTGCCCGTAGGACTGGAGGAAGGGCCGCTGGCCGTCGCTGGCGTAGGCGTAGGGGTGGCCCCAGGGGTCGGTGGGCTCGGCGGGGAGGTACTTGGGCACGAGGAAGGACAGGTCGCCCTCCTCGGGGATGGAGCCGCGTTCGGCGCGGTAGACCTCGAGCGCCGCGAGGATGCGGGCGAAGTCGGCGTGGACCTGGGCGGCGCCCGGGTCGTGCTTGCCGCGCAGGCCGAGCCACACGGTGATGCCGATGGCCACGAAGGCGATCGGCAGGAAGATGACCATCAGGTGGGGGCGTCGGCGCGGCGTCACGGACGCGGGCTTACCACAGGCCGGGCGTCCGAGCCGCTACGTCCCCACGGCGGCCCGGGCCTCGCTCTGCGCCTTGGGCTCGGGCAGGGGGAAGGCCTCCCAACCGGCGGGCCACTGCACGCGCTCGTAGCTGAAGCGGTGCGTGTCATCCGCGGGCCAGGGCGCGTCCACCGGCTCCACCAGCAGATCGAAGACACCGTGGTCGAAGGGCCGGCCCGGTCCCGGCTTCCCCGGAACGATGCGCTCGCGCAGGCCGCGTCCGGCCAGCTCCAGCGAGCGGTAATGACAGAACGGGTTGTTGCCCCGCTTGTCGAAGAGCACGTGTGCCTGCTGGCTGCACCCGCCCCGGCACGCCGCGGCGTACTTGCAGCTTCCGCAGTACCCCCACATGTGCGCCGTCCCCTTCTCGGTACCGGCGTCCACGTTGAAGGTCAGCTCGCGCGACTCCAGGATATCG
The sequence above is drawn from the Archangium gephyra genome and encodes:
- a CDS encoding universal stress protein, whose translation is MAVVCATNLTEASGRSAQAAAAIAARLREPLWLLGVLHTEHSSRPGYRARDEARARLSSEAARLHSMGVSVEAWLLEGSPGTVLVQDERVRNARLLIVSAEGWGHLPAWHRTPVHERVAQQAHVPVLVVRRQGDALADWALGRRRLQVLVGVDDSGVSAAAVAWLHDLRRVGPCDVLAVSVCSPVEERERLGIHTPVHLEVLDPVVRRIEVLDPQVERVLLRELRERLGELPGEGRLELHLEPGFGRPADHLLHVAHAHAADLVVVGNHQRGGLARLWHGSVSAGVLRHAEQSVACVPSTQPRVRKSVPPRSVLVPVDFSEASTRAISEARSLVRPGGRVHLLHVHRRRASDRSWMMDQYGVVPEPPREQSAVLERLKALVPREDGASEVQWTMEGVTGDDVARAICQATEREGVDLVCLGTSDAPGHSSYLDNAVARTLVERCRRPVVVLHA
- a CDS encoding type II secretion system protein GspG, with the translated sequence MTPRRRPHLMVIFLPIAFVAIGITVWLGLRGKHDPGAAQVHADFARILAALEVYRAERGSIPEEGDLSFLVPKYLPAEPTDPWGHPYAYASDGQRPFLQSYGQDGLRGGNGPNQDHTNHDGHAAVGTR